GAGGTAGTCGCCATAGCTGAAGCCTCCCGGGAGGATAATAGCGTCATAGCTGCGCCTGAGCCCGTCTTTATACCAGACCAGATCCACATCGGCCCCGCATACCTCTCCGACGACATAGGCGACATCCTGATCACAGTTGCTTCCGCCAAACCTGATGACTGCTGATCGCATCAGCGGACCTCGATCTCATAGGTGTGGATAACAGGGTTTGCAAGGAGTTTCTCGCAGAGGGAGATCCCAATCTCCTCTGCTGCTGCTTTGTTCTCCGCTTCAATGGTGATTGTAAACTGGTCTGCAGTAACAAGTTTCTCTGTTGGAAAGCCGAGGTGCGCGATCGCATGCCGGATCGCTTCTGCTTCCGGATTCAGCATCCCTTCCTTCAACCGGATGGTGATGATGAGATCAAATTTCATTCTTTTCTGCTCCCGGTGATTCTCGCCGATACTGCACGGTAGGCCTCCATGACATCTCCCTTTTCAAAGCGGTAGACATCCTTGTCCATGGACTTCATCGTGCCTTTCTCCCAGAGCCGCATCGAATCCATGCTGATCTCGTCGCCAAGGAGTATGGCTCCGTTGCCCTTTCCAAATTCAAGTTTGAAATCCACCAGATCGAGGCCGATACTCTCAAAAAATGACTTCAAAACATCGTTTACCCTGACTGCAAGCTCTTTGACATGCTGTAGCTCGTCTGCGGTCAAAAGCCCAAGTGCGATGATGATATCATCCTGGATTGCGGGATCATTCCTCGAATCGTCCTTGTAGTCGGTCACAACGATCGGTTTTTCAAAGACCTGGCCTTCG
Above is a window of Methanocalculus natronophilus DNA encoding:
- the purS gene encoding phosphoribosylformylglycinamidine synthase subunit PurS; amino-acid sequence: MKFDLIITIRLKEGMLNPEAEAIRHAIAHLGFPTEKLVTADQFTITIEAENKAAAEEIGISLCEKLLANPVIHTYEIEVR
- the purC gene encoding phosphoribosylaminoimidazolesuccinocarboxamide synthase — translated: MNQGDVLISGKAKTVFLSEKPDELIVSFRDDITAFDGGKKDELQGKGASNAEVSAFLFRLLEEAGIPTHFIRMDDPTTMRVKKLSMIPLEVIVRNRAAGSLVRTFPFTEGQVFEKPIVVTDYKDDSRNDPAIQDDIIIALGLLTADELQHVKELAVRVNDVLKSFFESIGLDLVDFKLEFGKGNGAILLGDEISMDSMRLWEKGTMKSMDKDVYRFEKGDVMEAYRAVSARITGSRKE